The proteins below come from a single Caulobacter segnis ATCC 21756 genomic window:
- a CDS encoding methyltransferase domain-containing protein, whose product MNTLQETFDRALASAAEGRFDAAVSDFQAVLALRPDEGPVLFSLGVTLMNARRFPEAAAALSRAVATQDVEPLWRNCLAQAQYMTGDFAGAAASFEAVGEPLGDGAVLTWARAAAYAAVETSTADTALALYERIAGPLAEDPTTVVREGFSILVAFKRLAAARVLGDWLAANTADDPVQAHERRVLTEQDIDRAPSDYVEALFDNFADRFDEQLVDNLGYDAPALLADKVAALDDRFARILDLGCGTGLAGPHLRRFQGRITGVDLSSGMLARAAERGDYDQLIQAEAIDFLRGASDGFDLIFSTDVLIYFGDLTPLFAAAAGALPSGGVLAVSTERGEDGWMLLPSARYAHGEAYVRQASAPWFDLVDQVEISLRRDATDITPGGLYVMRRKG is encoded by the coding sequence TTGAACACCCTGCAGGAAACCTTCGACCGCGCGCTGGCCTCCGCCGCCGAGGGGCGCTTCGACGCCGCGGTGTCCGACTTCCAAGCTGTGCTGGCGTTGCGTCCCGATGAAGGGCCAGTGCTGTTCAGCCTGGGCGTCACCCTGATGAACGCCCGACGCTTCCCCGAGGCGGCGGCGGCTTTGAGCCGCGCCGTGGCGACCCAGGACGTGGAGCCGTTGTGGCGCAACTGTCTGGCCCAGGCGCAGTACATGACCGGGGACTTCGCCGGCGCGGCGGCGAGCTTCGAGGCCGTCGGCGAGCCGCTGGGAGACGGCGCCGTCCTGACCTGGGCCCGCGCGGCCGCCTACGCCGCCGTCGAGACCTCGACCGCGGACACCGCCTTGGCCCTGTATGAGCGGATCGCCGGTCCGCTCGCGGAAGACCCGACAACCGTGGTCCGCGAGGGATTTTCCATCCTCGTCGCCTTCAAGCGGCTCGCGGCCGCTCGCGTGCTGGGAGATTGGCTGGCCGCGAACACGGCTGATGATCCGGTCCAGGCGCACGAGCGCCGCGTCCTGACCGAACAGGACATCGATCGCGCGCCGTCGGACTATGTCGAAGCCTTGTTCGACAACTTCGCGGACCGCTTCGACGAGCAGTTGGTCGACAACCTCGGCTATGACGCGCCGGCCCTGCTGGCCGACAAGGTGGCCGCGCTTGACGACCGCTTCGCGCGCATCCTGGACCTGGGTTGCGGCACGGGCCTGGCCGGACCGCATCTGCGACGTTTCCAGGGGCGGATAACCGGCGTGGATCTTTCGAGCGGCATGCTGGCCCGAGCGGCCGAGCGCGGCGACTACGACCAACTCATCCAGGCCGAGGCGATTGATTTTCTACGCGGCGCTTCGGATGGCTTCGACCTGATCTTCTCGACCGACGTGCTGATCTATTTCGGCGACCTGACCCCGCTGTTCGCGGCGGCGGCCGGCGCCCTGCCCTCCGGCGGCGTATTGGCCGTCAGCACGGAACGCGGCGAGGATGGCTGGATGCTGCTCCCCTCGGCCCGCTACGCGCACGGCGAGGCCTATGTGCGCCAGGCCAGCGCCCCTTGGTTCGACCTTGTCGACCAGGTGGAGATCTCGCTGCGCCGGGACGCGACCGACATCACGCCGGGCGGCCTCTACGTGATGAGGCGAAAGGGCTAG
- the topA gene encoding type I DNA topoisomerase, whose translation MNVVVVESPAKAKTINKYLGSDYTVLASYGHIRDLPSKDGSVEPDNDFAMSWEVDAKASKRVSDIVDALKKADRLILATDPDREGEAISWHVLEVLNKKKALKDKSVQRVTFNAITKTAVTEAMKAPRDLDMELVEAYLARRALDYLVGFTLSPVLWRKLPGSRSAGRVQSVALRLVVDREIEIERFKTQEYWTVEADVSAGSDPFLARLVKHEGKKLTKFDLGNETSALAAKAAVQAAVFKVEAVEKKPGKRSPAPPFTTSTLQQEAARKLGFSAQRTMQAAQKLYEGVDIGGETVGLITYMRTDGVSMAPEAITEARDVIGKVYGKEYVPDVPRLYKSKAKNAQEAHEAIRPTSMGRNPGSLRLDPELGRLYELIWKRTIASQMESARIERTTVDLESADGKTGLRATGQVVQFPGYLAVYEEGRDDEGDEDSARLPAIVEGSPAQVREARADQHFTEPPPRYSEASLVKKMEELGIGRPSTYASVLGVLRDREYVRMEKQRFIPEDKGRLVTAFLEQFFKRYVEYDFTAALEEQLDLVSDGKLDWKQFLRDFWKDFHAAVGEIAELRTTNVLDALNEALGPHIFPDKGDGSNPRLCPTCGTGQLSLKTGKFGAFIGCSNYPECRYTRQLGVSEGDGEAESADKELGVNPATGRAVWLKNGRFGPYVEELAAEGDKPKRSSLPKGWIASAIDLEKALRLLSLPREVGKHPDDGKVITAGLGRFGPFVLHDGTYANLENADEVFDVGLNRAVAILADKRAGGGRPQRGAAAALAELGNHPEDGKPIRVLSGRFGPYIKHGDTNANVPKGKDPAAITLEEALALIAERAAKGGGKKPAKKAAASKAKAPTKAEGDKPAKKTAAKKPAAKKTAPKAKAKAPAASDDGAAPWDDEA comes from the coding sequence ATGAACGTCGTCGTCGTCGAGAGCCCGGCCAAGGCCAAGACCATCAACAAGTACCTCGGGTCCGACTACACGGTTCTCGCTTCCTACGGTCACATCCGCGATCTGCCGTCGAAGGACGGCTCGGTGGAGCCCGACAACGACTTCGCCATGAGCTGGGAAGTCGACGCCAAGGCCTCCAAGCGCGTCTCCGACATCGTCGACGCCCTGAAGAAGGCCGACCGCCTGATTCTGGCCACCGACCCGGATCGCGAAGGCGAAGCGATCAGCTGGCACGTGCTGGAAGTCCTGAACAAGAAGAAGGCGCTGAAGGACAAGTCGGTCCAGCGCGTCACCTTCAACGCCATCACCAAGACCGCCGTCACCGAGGCCATGAAGGCCCCGCGCGACCTCGACATGGAGCTGGTCGAGGCCTATCTGGCCCGCCGCGCCCTCGACTATCTGGTCGGGTTCACCCTCTCGCCGGTGCTGTGGCGTAAGCTGCCCGGCAGCCGCTCGGCCGGCCGCGTGCAATCGGTGGCCCTGCGCCTGGTCGTCGACCGCGAGATCGAGATCGAGCGCTTCAAGACCCAGGAATACTGGACCGTCGAGGCCGACGTCTCGGCCGGCTCGGACCCGTTCCTGGCGCGCCTCGTCAAGCACGAAGGCAAGAAGCTCACCAAGTTCGACCTGGGCAACGAGACCTCGGCCCTGGCCGCCAAGGCCGCCGTGCAGGCCGCCGTCTTCAAGGTCGAGGCCGTCGAGAAGAAGCCCGGCAAGCGCTCGCCCGCGCCGCCCTTCACCACCTCGACCCTGCAGCAGGAAGCCGCCCGGAAGCTGGGCTTCAGCGCCCAGCGCACCATGCAGGCGGCCCAGAAGCTGTACGAGGGCGTCGACATCGGCGGCGAGACCGTGGGTCTCATCACCTACATGCGGACCGACGGCGTCTCGATGGCGCCCGAAGCGATCACCGAAGCGCGCGACGTGATCGGCAAGGTCTATGGCAAGGAATACGTCCCGGACGTCCCGCGCCTCTACAAGTCCAAGGCCAAGAACGCCCAGGAGGCCCACGAAGCCATCCGTCCGACCAGCATGGGTCGGAACCCCGGCTCGTTGCGCCTGGATCCTGAGCTAGGCCGTCTGTACGAGCTGATCTGGAAGCGCACGATCGCCTCGCAGATGGAAAGCGCCCGTATCGAGCGCACCACGGTCGACCTGGAGAGCGCCGACGGCAAGACCGGCCTGCGCGCCACCGGCCAGGTCGTGCAGTTCCCCGGCTACCTCGCCGTCTACGAGGAAGGCCGCGATGACGAGGGTGATGAAGACAGCGCCCGCCTGCCCGCCATCGTCGAGGGTTCGCCCGCTCAGGTCCGCGAGGCCCGCGCCGACCAGCACTTCACCGAACCGCCGCCGCGCTATTCGGAAGCCAGCCTCGTCAAGAAGATGGAAGAGCTGGGCATCGGCCGTCCGTCGACCTACGCCTCGGTGCTGGGCGTGCTGCGCGACCGCGAATATGTCCGCATGGAGAAGCAGCGCTTCATCCCCGAGGACAAGGGCCGACTGGTCACCGCGTTCCTGGAGCAGTTCTTCAAGCGCTATGTCGAGTACGACTTCACGGCCGCGCTCGAAGAGCAGCTGGACTTGGTGTCCGACGGCAAGCTGGACTGGAAGCAGTTCCTGCGCGACTTCTGGAAGGACTTCCACGCCGCCGTCGGCGAGATCGCCGAGCTGCGCACGACCAACGTCCTCGACGCCCTGAACGAGGCCCTGGGCCCGCACATCTTCCCCGACAAGGGCGATGGCTCCAATCCGCGCCTGTGCCCGACCTGCGGCACGGGACAGCTCTCCCTGAAGACCGGCAAGTTCGGCGCCTTCATCGGCTGCTCGAACTATCCGGAGTGCCGCTACACCCGTCAGCTGGGCGTCTCCGAAGGCGACGGCGAGGCCGAGAGCGCCGACAAGGAGCTGGGCGTCAATCCGGCGACGGGCCGGGCCGTGTGGCTGAAGAACGGCCGCTTTGGTCCCTATGTCGAGGAGCTGGCGGCCGAGGGCGACAAGCCCAAGCGCTCGTCCCTGCCCAAGGGCTGGATCGCCTCGGCCATCGACCTGGAGAAGGCCCTGCGCCTGCTCTCGCTGCCGCGCGAGGTGGGCAAGCACCCGGACGACGGCAAGGTCATCACGGCGGGCCTCGGGCGCTTTGGGCCGTTCGTTCTGCACGACGGCACCTACGCCAACCTGGAGAACGCCGACGAGGTGTTCGACGTCGGCCTGAACCGCGCCGTCGCCATCCTGGCCGACAAGCGCGCCGGCGGCGGTCGTCCGCAGCGTGGCGCCGCGGCGGCCCTTGCCGAGCTTGGCAATCACCCCGAGGACGGCAAGCCGATCCGCGTGCTGTCGGGCCGCTTTGGTCCCTACATCAAGCACGGCGACACCAACGCCAACGTGCCCAAGGGCAAGGATCCGGCCGCGATCACGCTCGAGGAGGCGCTGGCCTTGATCGCCGAACGCGCGGCCAAGGGCGGCGGCAAGAAGCCGGCGAAGAAGGCCGCCGCTTCCAAGGCCAAGGCCCCGACCAAGGCGGAAGGCGACAAGCCGGCCAAGAAGACGGCGGCTAAGAAGCCGGCCGCCAAGAAGACCGCTCCCAAAGCCAAGGCCAAGGCGCCCGCCGCCTCGGACGATGGCGCCGCGCCGTGGGACGACGAGGCCTGA
- the rnr gene encoding ribonuclease R: MAKLRPPKTFKPKPAAGLPDRETLLAFLRDAGETGKADIARHFGLKGADRRALREMIRELEAQGALAKRGRKGFAEAGSLPPVGVADVVERDGDGELYVKLTKSDDDVPNVRLAPTKGEAAAGAPGLGDRLLVRFERLESGEFEAKLIKKLGQSAHKILGVIRKHRREVRVEPVDRKSKESLVLDPSVAHEYKDGDLVVAQVGTHGGRYGPKPGKVLEVVGTENDPRAASLIAIHSHGIPTGFSEEAEREAKAAVEPTLSGRDDLRDLPFVTIDPVDARDHDDAVYAHPDPDATNVGGWIVWVAIADVAAYVRPGSALDRDAREKGNSVYFPDRVEPMLPETLSNGLCSLREGENRATLAVRMVFDKSGRKKGHKFVRGLMRSAAKLSYEQAQAAIDGQPDDKTGPLLDPILKPLWAAYHTMKIGREARSPLAIESDERRIIIREGEIASITKRASLEAHKLIEEMMVQANVCAAESLEAKRSPLIYRVHDTPSLEKVQNLADFLQTLEIRWSKGEAPQTSRFNKLLEETRESPNAAIINEVVLRTQMQAHYSADNIGHFGLNLAKYAHFTSPIRRYADLIVHRGLIRALGLGTDGLTDQDIAQIKDTAEVITHAERRAMAAERDATDRYIAAFLADRVGATFEGRITGVTRFGLFIKLADTGADGLVPVSSLGAEFFIHDDKMHALVGERTGKRWPLGMGVEVKLVEATPVTGGLLFEMLSDPLPPDPKAPRPRLGARRQAAVKPRGGLPKGVRRGKRR, encoded by the coding sequence ATGGCCAAACTTCGCCCGCCCAAGACCTTCAAGCCCAAGCCCGCCGCCGGCCTGCCGGATCGCGAGACGCTGCTGGCGTTCCTGCGCGACGCGGGCGAGACGGGGAAAGCCGACATCGCCCGGCACTTCGGCCTCAAGGGCGCCGACCGCCGGGCCCTGCGCGAGATGATCCGCGAGCTCGAGGCCCAAGGCGCGCTAGCCAAGCGCGGCCGCAAGGGCTTTGCGGAAGCCGGCTCCCTGCCCCCGGTCGGGGTGGCCGACGTGGTCGAGCGCGACGGCGACGGCGAGCTCTACGTCAAGCTGACCAAGTCCGACGATGACGTCCCCAATGTCCGTCTCGCGCCGACCAAGGGCGAGGCCGCCGCCGGCGCGCCGGGCCTGGGCGACCGCCTGCTGGTCCGCTTCGAACGGCTGGAGAGCGGCGAGTTCGAGGCCAAGCTGATCAAGAAGCTGGGCCAGAGCGCCCACAAGATCCTGGGCGTGATCCGCAAGCACCGCCGCGAGGTCCGCGTCGAGCCGGTCGACCGCAAGTCCAAGGAAAGCCTGGTCCTCGATCCCAGCGTCGCCCACGAGTACAAGGACGGCGACCTCGTCGTCGCCCAGGTCGGCACGCACGGCGGCCGTTATGGTCCCAAGCCCGGCAAGGTGCTGGAGGTGGTCGGCACCGAGAACGATCCCCGCGCCGCGTCGCTAATCGCCATCCACAGCCACGGCATCCCGACCGGCTTCTCCGAAGAGGCCGAACGCGAGGCCAAGGCCGCCGTCGAACCGACGCTGTCGGGGCGCGATGACCTGCGCGACCTGCCGTTCGTGACGATCGACCCGGTGGACGCCCGCGACCACGACGACGCCGTCTACGCCCACCCCGACCCGGACGCGACCAACGTGGGCGGCTGGATCGTCTGGGTCGCCATCGCCGACGTCGCGGCCTATGTGCGCCCCGGCTCGGCTCTGGACCGCGACGCCCGCGAGAAGGGCAACAGCGTCTACTTCCCCGACCGCGTCGAGCCGATGCTGCCCGAGACCCTATCCAACGGCCTGTGCTCGCTGCGCGAGGGCGAGAACCGCGCCACCCTGGCCGTGCGGATGGTGTTCGACAAGTCGGGCCGCAAGAAGGGCCACAAGTTCGTGCGCGGCCTGATGCGCTCGGCCGCCAAGCTCTCGTACGAGCAGGCCCAGGCCGCCATCGACGGCCAGCCCGACGACAAGACCGGCCCGCTGCTGGACCCGATCCTGAAGCCCCTGTGGGCCGCCTATCACACGATGAAGATCGGCCGCGAGGCCCGCTCGCCGCTGGCCATCGAGAGCGACGAGCGTCGGATCATCATCCGCGAGGGCGAGATCGCCTCGATCACCAAGCGCGCCTCCCTCGAAGCCCATAAGCTGATCGAGGAGATGATGGTGCAGGCCAATGTCTGCGCCGCCGAGAGCCTGGAGGCCAAGCGCTCGCCCCTGATCTACCGGGTGCACGATACGCCGAGCCTGGAGAAGGTGCAGAACCTGGCCGACTTCCTGCAGACCCTGGAGATCCGCTGGAGCAAGGGCGAGGCGCCGCAGACCTCGCGGTTCAACAAGCTGCTGGAAGAGACCCGCGAGAGCCCCAACGCGGCGATCATCAACGAGGTGGTCCTGCGCACCCAGATGCAGGCCCACTACAGCGCCGACAACATCGGCCACTTCGGTCTGAACCTGGCCAAGTACGCCCACTTCACCAGCCCGATCCGCCGCTACGCCGACCTGATCGTGCACCGAGGCCTGATCCGCGCCCTGGGCCTGGGAACCGACGGCCTGACCGACCAGGACATCGCCCAGATCAAGGACACGGCCGAGGTCATCACCCACGCCGAGCGCCGGGCCATGGCCGCCGAGCGCGACGCCACCGACCGCTACATCGCCGCCTTCCTGGCCGATCGCGTGGGCGCGACCTTCGAGGGTCGGATCACCGGCGTCACCCGCTTTGGCCTGTTCATCAAGCTGGCCGACACGGGCGCCGACGGCCTCGTGCCCGTCTCCAGCCTGGGCGCGGAGTTCTTCATCCACGACGACAAGATGCACGCCCTGGTCGGCGAGCGGACCGGCAAGCGCTGGCCGCTGGGCATGGGCGTCGAGGTCAAGCTGGTCGAGGCGACGCCCGTCACCGGCGGCCTGCTGTTCGAGATGCTCAGCGACCCGCTGCCGCCCGATCCGAAGGCGCCGCGTCCGAGGCTGGGGGCTCGGCGACAGGCGGCGGTCAAGCCGCGCGGCGGGTTGCCGAAGGGTGTCCGACGCGGCAAGCGGCGGTAG
- a CDS encoding SGNH/GDSL hydrolase family protein, producing MLSLLLAAAIVQTPLPLNIGGRVAPAPSGAYDFGWPGVYFEGRFSGPSVEVAVDTGVEHLAVSVDGVRKAELIKSGETRLKLDRLGPGEHVVRLDKLTESQTGSARFEGFFVGREGRALPAPARPRRIEFIGDSYTVAYGVRSTTRDCTEQQVHDLTDTSLSFAPALAARLDADYRIEAFSGRGVVRNYNGLAPGEPLPALFPRLIPGQGEPRIAANDPWKPEIVVIGLGTNDFSTSLHAGETWADEAALRKDYRDSYVAFVEGLKASRPGASFFLIQGDTFVDDVAEVAARAGATAVRITGMERTACHSHPSAADQRMMADRLEAAILEN from the coding sequence ATGCTCTCCCTGCTGCTCGCCGCCGCCATCGTCCAGACCCCGCTGCCGCTGAACATCGGCGGCCGCGTCGCGCCAGCGCCCAGCGGCGCTTATGACTTCGGGTGGCCCGGCGTCTATTTCGAGGGGCGGTTCAGCGGCCCCTCCGTCGAGGTGGCGGTCGATACGGGCGTCGAGCACCTGGCGGTCAGCGTCGACGGCGTACGCAAGGCCGAGCTCATCAAGTCCGGCGAAACGCGGCTGAAGCTCGACCGTCTCGGTCCTGGCGAGCACGTCGTGCGGCTAGACAAGCTGACCGAGAGCCAGACCGGCTCGGCGCGGTTCGAGGGCTTCTTCGTGGGACGCGAGGGCAGGGCGCTGCCGGCGCCCGCGCGGCCGCGCCGCATCGAGTTCATCGGCGACTCCTACACCGTCGCCTACGGCGTCCGCTCGACGACCCGCGATTGCACCGAGCAACAGGTCCACGACCTGACGGACACCAGTCTGTCGTTCGCTCCGGCCCTGGCCGCCCGGCTCGACGCCGACTACCGCATCGAAGCCTTCTCGGGGCGCGGCGTCGTGCGCAACTACAACGGCCTGGCGCCCGGCGAGCCGCTGCCGGCGCTGTTCCCGCGCCTGATCCCGGGGCAGGGCGAGCCGCGCATCGCCGCGAATGATCCCTGGAAGCCGGAGATCGTGGTGATCGGCCTCGGCACCAACGACTTCTCGACCTCGCTGCACGCGGGCGAGACCTGGGCGGACGAGGCGGCGCTGCGCAAGGACTATCGCGACAGCTACGTGGCCTTCGTCGAGGGCTTGAAGGCCAGTCGCCCGGGCGCGAGCTTTTTCCTGATCCAGGGCGACACCTTCGTCGACGATGTCGCTGAGGTCGCCGCCCGCGCGGGCGCGACGGCGGTGCGGATCACCGGCATGGAGCGCACGGCGTGCCACTCGCATCCGTCGGCGGCGGATCAGAGGATGATGGCCGATCGGCTAGAGGCGGCGATCCTGGAGAACTAG
- a CDS encoding pyridoxal phosphate-dependent aminotransferase, giving the protein MRAEIEPFHAIAISRLAHELKMQGRSIIHMEFGQPSTGAPSKAIAKAHEILDAEAMGYWESPLLRERIAQRYQDLYGVTVEPERIVLTCGASPALVLALSSVFQPGDRIAIARPGYVAYRNTIKALHLEPVEIACGPEDRFQLTAQHLAELNPAPAGVIVASPANPTGTIIAPEELEAIAKVCRERGIRIISDEIYHGLSYTGRTPSMLEFAPDALIVNSFSKYFSMAGWRLGWLLTPKGEDLDRARAYVGNLFLTAPSLAQHAGLAAMDCLDELEGHIDVYRRNRELMLEALPALGLRKIAPPDGAFYIWADIGHLTNDSLSFCKDLLRDTGVCTAPGVDFDPVEGHHFIRFSFAVSTPEVEEAIRRMAPWFSARAASPAP; this is encoded by the coding sequence ATGCGCGCCGAGATCGAACCCTTCCACGCCATCGCCATCAGCCGCCTGGCCCATGAGCTGAAGATGCAGGGCCGCTCCATCATCCACATGGAGTTCGGCCAGCCCTCGACGGGCGCGCCGAGCAAGGCGATCGCCAAGGCGCACGAGATCCTCGACGCCGAAGCCATGGGCTATTGGGAAAGCCCGCTGCTGCGCGAGCGGATCGCCCAGCGCTACCAGGACCTCTACGGCGTCACGGTCGAACCCGAGCGGATCGTCCTGACCTGCGGGGCTTCGCCGGCCCTCGTCCTGGCGCTATCCAGCGTGTTCCAGCCCGGCGACCGCATCGCCATCGCCCGCCCCGGCTATGTCGCCTACCGCAACACCATCAAGGCGCTGCACCTCGAGCCCGTCGAGATCGCCTGCGGCCCGGAAGACCGCTTCCAGCTGACCGCCCAGCATCTCGCCGAGCTAAACCCCGCTCCCGCCGGCGTCATCGTCGCCAGCCCCGCCAATCCGACCGGCACGATCATCGCGCCCGAGGAACTGGAAGCGATCGCCAAGGTCTGCCGCGAGCGCGGCATCCGGATCATCAGCGACGAGATCTATCACGGCCTCAGCTACACGGGCCGCACGCCCTCGATGCTGGAGTTCGCGCCCGACGCCCTGATCGTCAACAGCTTCAGCAAGTACTTCAGCATGGCCGGCTGGCGGCTGGGCTGGCTGCTGACGCCCAAGGGCGAGGACCTGGATCGGGCCCGCGCCTATGTCGGCAACCTGTTCCTGACCGCGCCCTCCCTGGCCCAGCACGCGGGCCTGGCGGCCATGGACTGCCTGGACGAGCTGGAAGGCCACATCGACGTCTATCGCCGCAATCGCGAACTGATGCTGGAGGCTCTGCCGGCGCTGGGCCTGCGCAAGATCGCCCCGCCCGACGGCGCCTTCTACATCTGGGCCGACATCGGCCACCTGACCAACGACTCGCTGAGCTTCTGCAAGGACCTTCTGCGCGACACGGGGGTCTGCACCGCGCCCGGCGTCGACTTCGACCCGGTCGAGGGCCACCACTTCATCCGCTTCAGCTTCGCGGTCTCGACGCCGGAGGTCGAGGAGGCTATCCGCCGGATGGCTCCGTGGTTTTCCGCTCGAGCCGCCAGTCCAGCCCCATAG
- a CDS encoding ion channel has protein sequence MTMVEFYAFVLSLALIFAAVMIHYQALRLLSVGQASTRLSRGLKILLVIFGLIVAHVLEAGLFAGGYWVGERVLDLGAFVGVPAMTASQLFFFSIETFTTQGVGDVYPVGALRLIASLEPLAGLILIGWSGSFTFLAMGLDWRLERKTTEPSGG, from the coding sequence ATGACCATGGTCGAATTCTACGCCTTCGTGCTGTCCTTGGCGCTGATCTTCGCCGCGGTCATGATCCACTACCAGGCGTTGCGACTGCTGTCCGTCGGTCAAGCCTCCACCCGGCTATCGCGCGGGCTGAAGATTCTCCTCGTGATCTTCGGCCTGATCGTCGCTCACGTCCTGGAAGCTGGATTGTTCGCCGGCGGTTATTGGGTCGGTGAACGCGTCCTGGACCTGGGCGCGTTCGTGGGCGTTCCGGCCATGACCGCGAGCCAGCTGTTCTTCTTTTCGATCGAGACCTTCACCACTCAAGGCGTCGGCGATGTCTATCCGGTCGGCGCGCTGCGTCTGATCGCCAGCCTCGAACCTTTGGCCGGCCTGATCCTCATCGGCTGGTCCGGCTCGTTCACCTTCCTGGCTATGGGGCTGGACTGGCGGCTCGAGCGGAAAACCACGGAGCCATCCGGCGGATAG
- a CDS encoding amidohydrolase produces the protein MIGRISILALAAGLALGAPAMAAPTAAQVAAAAKAVQPKVVAWRRDIHEHPELGNQEVRTAALIAKELKALGLEVRENVGKTGVVGILRGGKPGKVVALRADMDALPVAEKTGLPFASKATATWEGKTVPVMHACGHDTHVAMLLGTATVLAGMKKDIKGTVVFVFQPAEEGPQAGEEGGAKLMIQDGALDNPKVDAMFGVHIGPGDAHQLNYRPEGFYAGADRLTITVKGRQTHGARPWAGVDMASVAADIIQAINQIAARQVDVGVQPSVVTVATINMGLRQNIIPEDLKMEGTMRTFSPERKADLIAKVQKAVAAIGDRYGAKAEAVFSQPYPVTYNNPELSKWVKTSLLKASAKVDDNAPLVTGAEDFSLYAEKVPAVFVQLGGRKADVPAATAPANHSPYFDVDEAVFETGVKAEAFMALDYLEKK, from the coding sequence ATGATTGGACGGATTTCCATCCTGGCGCTGGCCGCCGGCTTGGCTCTTGGCGCGCCGGCGATGGCCGCGCCTACGGCGGCCCAGGTGGCGGCGGCGGCCAAGGCGGTCCAGCCCAAGGTCGTGGCCTGGCGACGCGACATCCACGAGCATCCCGAGCTTGGCAACCAGGAGGTCCGGACCGCGGCCCTGATCGCCAAGGAGCTGAAGGCGCTTGGCCTGGAGGTCCGCGAGAACGTCGGCAAGACCGGCGTGGTCGGGATCCTGCGCGGCGGCAAGCCTGGAAAGGTCGTGGCCCTGCGCGCCGACATGGACGCCCTGCCGGTCGCCGAAAAGACGGGCCTGCCGTTCGCCTCCAAGGCGACCGCGACCTGGGAAGGCAAGACGGTCCCGGTCATGCACGCCTGCGGCCACGACACCCACGTCGCCATGCTGCTGGGGACCGCCACGGTGCTGGCCGGCATGAAGAAGGACATCAAGGGCACGGTGGTCTTCGTCTTCCAGCCCGCCGAAGAAGGGCCCCAGGCCGGCGAAGAAGGCGGCGCCAAGCTGATGATCCAGGACGGGGCTCTGGACAATCCCAAGGTCGACGCGATGTTCGGCGTCCATATCGGCCCCGGCGACGCCCACCAGCTGAACTATCGACCGGAAGGCTTCTACGCGGGCGCCGATCGCCTGACGATCACGGTGAAGGGCCGCCAGACGCACGGCGCGCGTCCCTGGGCGGGCGTCGACATGGCCAGCGTCGCGGCCGACATCATCCAGGCCATCAACCAGATCGCCGCGCGCCAGGTCGATGTCGGCGTCCAGCCCTCGGTCGTCACCGTCGCGACCATCAACATGGGCCTGCGCCAGAACATCATTCCCGAAGACCTGAAGATGGAGGGGACGATGCGGACCTTCTCGCCGGAGCGGAAGGCCGACCTGATCGCCAAGGTCCAGAAGGCCGTGGCCGCCATCGGCGACCGCTACGGCGCCAAGGCCGAAGCGGTGTTCAGCCAGCCCTATCCGGTCACCTACAACAATCCCGAGCTGTCGAAGTGGGTGAAGACCAGCCTGCTGAAGGCCTCGGCCAAGGTCGACGACAACGCGCCCCTGGTGACCGGGGCCGAGGACTTCTCGCTCTACGCCGAGAAGGTTCCGGCGGTGTTCGTCCAGCTGGGCGGCCGCAAGGCCGACGTCCCGGCGGCCACGGCGCCCGCCAACCACTCGCCCTATTTCGACGTCGATGAGGCGGTGTTTGAGACGGGCGTAAAGGCCGAGGCGTTCATGGCGCTGGATTATCTGGAGAAGAAGTAG
- a CDS encoding NUDIX hydrolase: protein MSLPPIDAKFDTINDGAVRETGAALKPKHAATLIIVRTDGPQPRLLMGRRNHGHAFMPDKWVFPGGRVDRTDYDAPSASELSPDVAVRLEQDPRHPKPARLARALALAAVRETFEETGLLLATDAPERPGAGPWRPFLAQGALPDLAPLSFVARAITPPYRPRRFDARFFMAPAEALLSLDRRPDCGELDEIAWVDFKETMALDLPNITRFVVHEVGQRLAEAGRPAPFMRFLNGKRRLTHL, encoded by the coding sequence ATGAGCCTGCCGCCGATCGACGCGAAGTTCGACACGATCAACGACGGCGCCGTGCGCGAGACCGGCGCGGCGCTGAAGCCAAAGCACGCGGCCACGCTGATCATCGTGCGCACCGACGGCCCTCAGCCGCGCCTGCTGATGGGCCGTCGAAATCACGGCCACGCCTTCATGCCGGACAAGTGGGTGTTCCCAGGCGGCCGAGTCGATCGGACCGACTACGACGCGCCGAGCGCCAGCGAGCTTTCGCCCGACGTCGCCGTCCGCCTCGAGCAGGACCCGCGCCACCCCAAGCCGGCGCGCCTGGCCCGGGCGCTGGCCCTGGCGGCGGTCCGAGAGACCTTCGAGGAGACGGGCCTGCTGCTGGCGACGGATGCGCCCGAACGCCCGGGCGCGGGCCCCTGGCGGCCGTTCCTGGCCCAAGGCGCCCTACCCGACCTGGCGCCGCTGAGCTTCGTGGCCCGGGCCATCACCCCGCCCTATCGTCCCCGCCGCTTCGACGCCCGCTTCTTCATGGCGCCGGCCGAGGCGCTGCTGTCGCTGGATCGTCGCCCCGATTGCGGCGAGTTGGACGAGATCGCCTGGGTGGATTTCAAGGAAACCATGGCGCTGGATCTGCCCAACATCACGCGGTTCGTGGTCCACGAGGTGGGGCAGAGACTGGCCGAGGCTGGACGGCCCGCGCCGTTCATGCGCTTCCTGAACGGCAAACGGCGCCTGACCCATCTTTAG